The nucleotide window GAAATAAGCCAGCATAGAACCACAATCAAACACAACCTAAAAAGTACAATTATGACAATATTTTCTTACATAACCTGAATAAGTAAAATGTCAATCATAGTTTATTACTCAGGTAGCATGGCCTCTTCtcataaaagttataactaggaAGGTGAGCGAGGCGAGAAAGGGTGCTATTCATAGAAGCTAACAAACAAAGTTGGGGAAATAGTCAACTGTTGCAGCAGCATATGACCAACTTACATTTTTCATGGTTCAACCCCGAATTGTTCAACCTCAACTTTGAGAGACTTGAGGTATTTTACAGCTTCATCTAAAACAGCAACAGAATCCATTTGATTACCTCCACCTGGCACAATCTTTCTCAACATCCTCACCATCCTCTTCATCTCCCAGTGCTTCCCTTCATTGTGGCAGAAACCCCCGGCCCCAGACGACTTCTGTACAGAAGATGACGATGACCTCTTCCTTGATTTTGAGCAATAACTGGAGCAAGAATCGGATAAACTTTCATAATTTTCTTGAGTCCTTGCTGTGCTGACTTCTTCCTCGTCAAAGTCATCTAGTTCATCCACTCCTATGCTCAACAATGCGTCAATGTCATTAGGATCTTCTTCAAAAGGAGATGACACTTCTCTTTCCATTTGATTggctttatttttctcaaaatctTGAGAACCAGTAGCATGAACATTTAAGCCAGGACTGTTAAATTTGTAGGTCATTGCAGGATGGAACATGATCCTGCTTCGTTGATCTGTTTGATCAAAGATAACAAAGTTCTTGGGGCAAGCCTCAGAGGGTTGCACATTAAATCTTTCGAAGGGTGTTATCTGCCTCACACCTGGAGGTAAATATGCATCAAAGGCAGAAGCAAGTGGAGCACGCATATGAGGATCAATGGCCTCATCTGCCAAAGGAAGTACCATCTTATCCGGGAGAAAATATTCCTGAGTCTGCATTATATTATCTGTTGAATCTGACTGACGTTCGAGCAAGCAATGCTGATTTAGCCTATGCAACTGGCAATTATTCTGTACTAAAGCTGGAAGGAAGTTCCTAAAGGAATGTTAAAACTAAACAGCATGTGCTAAGGTGAATCCAATTTACATCTAAGAAGTAGTGGCAACTTTTCCAAATTAAAACTTCTATCTGCAGCTTTATAATGAAGTACAATATAAGGCAATCCCCCCCACCCCCCTAAACCGGTGTCCGTAGATGCTAGACTACGTAACAGGTTTAAGCAACTGACGAAAATATTCGGCCTGCAAAAGAAAATGGTGTGGTAAAACATTAGTAATAGTAAGGGGGAAACACGAAAAATGATTTTACTATTATAGCGACGATTAGTGAAGTTGGTGCTTTTCGATACTGTCAAATCTAGAAGACAATTTATACAATTAGAGAAAACTTTCACACCATTCAAAAAGTATGTATGTTTTGAAAAggttatcattatcattatcattaaccTTCAACGCCTGTTACTTTGTAAAGCTATTAGCCATGAGCCCATGAGTCCCTGACAAGATAATGAACTTCAAGCCtaggatatttttaaaaactaaagatATATATCCTCTTTTTCACAAAATTCTTATGTCATGTGCTAATTGTACAAATTTTAATATCTTCCCATCAACATCAGAGGAAAGATATAAAAAGCCATCTAATGTTCAAATCCCAAATCCTCTTTCATGACAAcccagaaaaaaagaaaaatttacctGGCAAACAAGCATCAATTGGTTAACTCCAACACTCATCTTAATTTGTCCAACTTCCTTCACAGCTCGGTATCTCTTTATTGTTATTGCAAAGTACATCCTCAATCCCCCTAACAGCTTTGGAAATGAAAAGGAGAACAGCTAATGAAAAGAGTTGCTTTGCAACCTAATGGGACTACACCTGCAGCAGCAAGAAACAATATAAGATCATCAAAGGTAAGATGAAAGCAGTGAGAGATAAGATTCCATAAAATATGAAACTACAGCAGCTGTATTCAAGGTATCCTTTCACATATACAGAGGTAATAAGTCATAGGAGCAATAAGACGTTATCCAAGAATCAAAACATTTATACTGACTTCACAATCTTTTTCATTCCACAGCAAGCAATAGATTAGACATTaacatgaaattacaaaacacaTTCctcataaaattttcattaaaaaccaAAATACATGACATGAATAATTCTACAAACCATAGAAGCAGATTGACAGGACAAAATTCCTCACCTGAGCAATTAAATTACAGAATCACACGAAAAAACACCACCAAGCGAACACAATTTCTTTTGTGatccacaaacaaggaaacccACGGCATCTTGACTTAGCTCCACTCCAGATTATCAGAAAAGACAAACCCAGAAATCTGACCTGAAAAAAGTGTCAAAGTAAGGCTTCAGCTGAAAATCAAAAAGCAATTGTTCATAATAGAGACACAAGAGGAGCGAAGAATAACTCACTCCAATCTAGCtccaaaatactaaaataaaaacaagtttttttccccttaaaaaaaggaaagttaATTATCACCACAATTCAGATTATCCTCATAAAAATCCTAAATCTAATCTCAAGCACAGAATCCATCACTCGACTTTCATACCCATTAACTTAAATGAGCTTTTGCAGCCAACTACACAGTAAAGTTCCAAACTTTCCATCAAAACATAACCCCCCACCAAACCAGCAAATCAATTCACAAAAAGAAAACCCTAGCTAGCAGTAAAGCAAAACTCGGcatatgtatattatatgttcttatgtttttaaaaaagagagaCACTTTAAGATATAGATCTTAAAACTGGAACCTCATGAGCACAAAAAACAACCTAATTATGCAAAATTGACAACAACGTTAAATGGAACAAATTGAGGAAAAGGATCACAGTGAGTGACAGAGCAAGACCTAAGGTTTTGtaagaagagaaacaaaaattgaagaCGAATCAGAGAAGGGTTGTTGTGACGAAGAAAACGCAGAGAATTTTAGCCAGAATGTGTTTTAGTACATTTGGGaacaatttcttttgtttcaggatttgaaagagagagagagagagagagaaacgtGAGCCGTTGGATTGAACGAGCATGGTTCTTGGAAATGCACTTCCGTTTATTGCGGGTGTGATTGCGACCGTTGGATCAGAGCGCGAGTGAAGAGAAAGTGGGGCCCTTGAGGTTTG belongs to Glycine soja cultivar W05 chromosome 5, ASM419377v2, whole genome shotgun sequence and includes:
- the LOC114412664 gene encoding transcription factor bHLH144-like — its product is MQTQEYFLPDKMVLPLADEAIDPHMRAPLASAFDAYLPPGVRQITPFERFNVQPSEACPKNFVIFDQTDQRSRIMFHPAMTYKFNSPGLNVHATGSQDFEKNKANQMEREVSSPFEEDPNDIDALLSIGVDELDDFDEEEVSTARTQENYESLSDSCSSYCSKSRKRSSSSSVQKSSGAGGFCHNEGKHWEMKRMVRMLRKIVPGGGNQMDSVAVLDEAVKYLKSLKVEVEQFGVEP